The genomic window atgtcaatgtcttagttgtaaatgaaatagagaaaaataacgataagttacgagatgaattttctatgcgaacagaaactgttcgtagagaattattagaatctattaaagaggtttctaccaaacctgtagagatttcttcaatagataatgtagaattagagatactaactcatcgagtagaaaaagatcatactgaaatagaaaacatgaaatatttaattacagaaatatgcagtaaccttgagacttccaaagataataacattgatgaaggtacagagcgttcacatcgtgaacacagtgaagaatcgatattagctaatcgtgtatccaatacagaaatgcgaatacaggaaattactaaacggttatcggaattagataataatgaaaacatttcaagtagtagaagcaataacgtaatcagACACAACAGTCGCATcgagtttgctagctcggacgaaaataatataaataaagaaatcacggcaagccaatccgatgcaactccgtctctgcaatctaaacaaaatccaactatgtctctcgcaatATGtttggatgatataacgacaaattcaaatgtagcaagtcgatttcctgtattcaaaccaggaggcgcaCTTCACCCTattatctttataaaagcttttgaaacttcattatctcctaaatggagtaacgagaaacggattcaatttgtaataggacatttagaagcagaagctgcggaatgggcagtactgcatagaactgaatttagggactgggatgatttcgttaagcagtttaaacaaaattattggtcaagaggaaaacaacaacacttaactttagaattgttagaccctcctccatattctaaacggtggggaggttataggaattatttcgaatggcatttaaaccgtgctaaattaattgaagaaccaattattgaaagtcacctaatacgagtcctaattagtaggttaccgtattatataaaggaaagaaaaatgttactctacgaattgtctatccaaacgaaaaagtttgcgaacagattgttaaaaatgctgaacggagaattaaaagttgtaatcaacatgctatagaaccctcatttcaggtaggagatcttgtattagtacgatctcatcctaaaagttcgaagatcaataaggaatgtagaaaattcttctttatctttgaaggtccatatgttttacattcttgacctcaggcataaatagggcactagggaaaagaatgacgtaaaataaatagtactattagttattgtgagaaacttattagtgaTATACATTTTTgcaaagaataactctagtaaatgaataaaactgaaactaatctatcacaatttaaacgctctgtcctaatgtaacaacgttaaagaacgtactaaattagtatttactagcaactattaaatgaaaaggagtaatctccatatattcggttatgaattaccataatagcacaattaagagtaaatgacaaatagtcacaataatatcgtagtaaaaggattaaatctatctaagagcaaggactctagagtacgtaaaatgtgaggaaaatgtattaacagttaaatattgtatatagaaaaagttttattttcggttaaaacctgacaaactgagcttgtgggtggggtatgtagtgggacgaaattgaagcgtcacccatccaccagtgtcagcccagtttgcaggtgaatataagtttaatttagttttgttgatgtatttttgtaatatttgtaatggttgtgaagtgtctaaagtttttgtattttttttatgtttcatgtacggagagggcggcgcaacgaacggagacagcatcttcgttgccgggaccggagagaaaattgctggccactatacgtcgcgggtcgacagccaaagagcgacagaagattctgaaaccgatttgttgcgtcgtgcttctaaaaattgaaaaaagtttacgcaaaccaattggcccgagtgacgtaattctgtgcatacgactcaaatgatgttttacagtttcgttcaagaaccattctgagacagtttaaaaagaatataaataattttgaagtgggttgtaactgacgtaggtgacaaagtctacacatggtcatatgtcgaaaaaAAACCATTTAAACAAATCGTTACACTACACTATGTGTCAAACGCGAGGGTGACCGTCAGGCACACACAGGGAGGAGAAGAAAAAAtgagaaggaaaggaagaaagtaaTGATGGCCTCAAACGCCACAGTGTAGGAAAACGAGAGCAGAAAAAGGGAAGAgcagaagaaggaaagaaaggaacGAGGAAAGAGCAGAACAGGGAAAAATGAACAgggaaagaggaaacggggaaagaggaaacggggaaagaggaaacggggaaagaggaaacggggaaagaggaaacggggaaagaggaaacggggaaagaggaaacggggaaagaggaaacggggaaagaggaaacggggaaagaggaaacggggaaagaggaaacggggaaagaggaaacggggaaagaggaaacggggaaagaggaaacggggaaagaggaaacggggaaagaggaaacggggaaagaggaaacggggaaagaggaaacggggaaagaggaaacggggaaagaggaaacggggaaagaggaaacggggaaagaggaaacggggaaagaggaaacggggaaagaggaaacggggaaagaggaaacggggaaagaggaaacggggaaagaggaaacggggaaagaggaaacggggaaagaggaaacggggaaagaggaaacggggaaagaggaaacggggaaagaggaaacggggaaagaggaaacggggaaagaggaaacggggaaagaggaaacggggaaagaggaaacggggaaagaggaaacggggaaagaggaaacggggaaagaggaaacggggaaagaggaaacggggaaagaggaaacggggaaagaggaaacggggaaagaggaaacggggaaagaggaaacggggaaagaggaaacggggaaagaggaaacggggaaagaggaaacggggaaagaggaaacggggaaagaggaaacggggaaagaggaaacggggaaagaggaaacggggaaagaggaaacggggaaagaggaaacggggaaagaggaaacggggaaagaggaaacggggaaagaggaaacggggaaagaggaaacggggaaagaggaaacggggaaagaggaaacggggaaagaggaaacggggaaagaggaaacggggaaagaggaaacggggaaagaggaaacggggaaagaggaaacggggaaagaggaaacggggaaagaggaaacggggaaagaggaaacggggaaagaggaaacggggaaagaggaaacggggaaagaggaaacggggaaagaggaaacggggaaagaggaaacggggaaagaggaaacggggaaagagCAAAACGAGGCAAGAGCAGGACAGAGAAAGGGCAGTACAGGAAAAGAGCAGTtcagggaaagagcgatacaggAATAGAGCAGTGCAGGGAAGGAGCGATACAGGGAAAGATCACTATAGGGAAagaggtacaaatggctctgagcactatgggactcaacttctgaggtcattagtcccctagaacttagaactaggtaaacctaactaacttaaggacatcacacacatccatgcccgaggcaggattcgacctgcgactgtagcggtctcgcggttccagactgcagcacctagaaccgcacggccacttcagccggcactgTAGGGAAAGAGCAGTACAAGAGAGAAGAGACCTGCAATCAAACCAACGTAAATGAGCTTCAAGAGCCCATGGAGGCACGAGACATCTCTCCAAGTGAGGGGAAAAGGACAGGAGAAGAGGACACAAACAGCACAGAAAGAGAAGCGGTGCTGCgagggctggggccccgtggtcgccaagcAAGTACTCACCAAACAGCGGTGAgccacggggggtgggggggggggaatgcttCTGTTCAGCATTACACAGCAACTGATTAAGAATTTAaattgttggttgttgttgttgttgttgttgttgttgtggacttcagtctgaagaatggtttcatgcagctctccatgctgctttatcgtttgcaagccccttcatctctaaataacaactgcaacctacatccttctgaatctgcttgctgtaattATCTCTTTTATCTCTTGCTCTCCCGATTTTTatgccccccacccacccacacggtttcctccaatactaaactcatGACCCCTTGGTCTCTCAGAATGTGTACTGTCGACCTATCCCTGCTTCTAGTCAGTTTATGCTGTAAGTTTCTGTTCtcatcagttctattcagtacctcctcattagttacgtgatttagcCATTTAATCTTTCGCGCTTTTCTGTAGTACcacgtttcaaaaacttctattctcttgttgtcaaaactgtttatcgcccacgtttcactttcatacatggctacattcgatacaaatacttccagaaaagacttcctaacacttaaattatattcgatattaacaaatttctctttcgcagaaacgcttttcttgccattgccagtctacattttatgttctaTCTActtggctatcatcagttattttgctgccccaatAACAAAATACAATTGCTAGTATAATTCTCCCAGAATcacatttaatttgactatattccattatctttgttttgcttttgttcatcttacgtcctcctttcaagatattgtccgttccgttcaaatgttcttccaagtccttagctgtctgacagaattataatgtcatcggcagacctcagagtctttatttcttctccctgaacttcaattttaCTCCAGAgctttctgtggttttctttattgcttgctcaacgtacagattgaataacatctgcggTAGGCCATAACTCTGTCTCGCTCTCTcctcaaccactccttcccttcgaTGCCCGtcgactcataactgccgtctggtttctgcacaaggagttagcctttcgcttcctgtatttaacAGAGTTTCAGAGAATATTTCAGTcaccgttgtcaaaagctttctctaagtctacaactgctataaacataggtttcccttcccttaacctatcctctaaagtaagtcgcagggtcagtatcgcttcgcgtgtttctacatttatcAGAAATCTAAACTGATTTTCGCCGAAgtgggcctctaccagtttttccagtattCTGTAAgggatacgtgttagtattttccaaacATGAcacattacactgatagttcgattATTTTCACATCTTTCTTTGGCATTGCAGTCATTAAATTCTgactgagggtgtttcgcctgtctcatatatcttgcacaccagacgaAATAAttttgtcatgcctggctctcccaaggttatcagtagagCTGGCGGAATttcgtctactctcggggcctatTTTCGActgagatctttcagtgctctatcaaattcttctcgcagtatgatTGTAATTTAAACTAGCACAACGTAGTTTGAATACTTCCTCAACAAGTTTACATAATGACAGTCGAAGGGTATGGAACTGTTGATGTGAGTGTCGCTAGTCTTAAGACTACATCTTGCAATGACAATTAACTCAAGTAGACGTATGGTAGCATGGCTTTTATACAGCACAGCTCTCAGGGACCACCAAAAGTCTCAGTTCCTTCAATCTAGCTGTCCGTCACGTCGAAGTGGTGTCTACGTCACAAGTAGAACATGGGATACGCAATACCGGATTTCATCCTAATTAGTTGAAGCCCGTATTTGGTGGTTTTGTAATATAACTTATGTCCTACGAATAAATGCTGTTTCAAAGCACCAGGACATTGAAAATACCTCGAAAACGTGTCGTCGTTGGTACGACTTGTAAGAAAATGTCAGGAAACACGGTACAAGTTTGTAAAGAATTTTCTTATAGCGTTAATTTTGCATTATGACTTGGGTGGTATGAAAGTATGCCAATGGTAGTAGTGCATTGAAGATGTATCCAAAACTCGTCGTTCTTGGTATTACTCGTTATAATTATACGCCGGTTAATGACTTATCGATGATTAATGCCTTTAGGGGACCACAATGTAATGCACGTGTGTGCAAAAGTTACGATGTCGAATTTCGTGAGGTAGCATCCTTTATCTTCTAAATGTAATAGTCGTGCTGTAACATTAGATGTTATGTAGATATACTGCTCTTTCTCTTGTGAGTTTTGTATAAACATGCCAGGAAATAGGGACCAATGAATTGCATAACTACTTTCTGTATTTCTGACCAAAACTTACGAGCCAGCTAGacaaataacatattaactatCGCGTGGAAATGAATGAAGGTGCTGGAACATGTTACCAGAGGTTTCCCAGTCGCACACACGAAGTGGGACGTCGTATTGGGCGAGGTCAGCGTGATTATAGCGTCAAATTTGATTTACCCCTGAACACGAAGGAGTTGAAGTGGCGGGAAAGAGAGAGTGTGCGTCGATCAGCAAGCAATTACTGTGCACTGCGCTGGTGTTTTTCGCTACAACATGGCCCGTAGACAACACGTGGATGACTTTTCATGGGGAAGAATCATCGTGATACTGAGAGAAGGACGAAGTGTTTGGAGCGTAGCCCAGGAGTTTCGTATTGCACACGGCATTGTTTTAAGGGCATGGATAGCGTTTTGAACACGAGGCGCTGCTGCCCGAAGCAGAGGAGATGGTTGACTACTGTCAGCTGCAGCAGGAGATGACCGATACACTGTGCAACAGGCAAAATGGGACACACAAAATAGCGTGGTCAATTGCGGCCACATTAAACACGAATGCGTGGCACGCCGCCTAACGCTTCACAGTGGCACGGCACCTTCAAGGAGGTGGTCTTTTGTCCCAACAACGgttctgttgacacccacttacCTGCGGCACCGTTTGTGATGTTGCCGACAGCATAGGGTTTCGACTGACGGGGAGTGGATGATACATCATCATTTGCGTTTTTAAGTGATAGATCTTTAAAATTGCTTCCTATGGGCAAGGTCTTCGTACATATTTTTgagtccctcttcttttctgttaaaatttattTCCAACTTGTTCAAGTGAGTATGACAATGTGTCACATTAATCtcatgaaattttatttcattggcTCAATTCTAAAGATTGTTCCGCTATAGCTGACTTATTAGTTTCTTCGAACACGATTCCTCATGTGTTTATCTAAACAGATGTTAATACTTCTCTCAGTAGTTCCATCAAATGCTTGGTCGTTATTGTACGGAACTGTATGCACACCGAGTTATGAGAAGATGAAACTATAAACATTTGCAATGCAGAGCTATCGAACAATGCTAAAAATTAAGTGGTATAATAAATTATGAAATGGGAAATATTAAGGAcaataaatgagtaaataaatgagtaaataaatgagtaaataaatgagtaaataaatgagtaaataaatgagtaaataaatgagGAAATAAATGAGGAAATAAATGAGGAAATAAATGAGGAAATAAATGAGGAAATAAATGAGGGAATAAATCTTCCAGAAGAAGGAACAGGTTAACGGGGCGTCTACAGTAGTGGCTGCCTAAGGGAAGGCGTTTGAAGAGCTGGGAGAAAAATGGACATCATCATTGGTTACGTTTGGCTTTTGCTAAGTCAATACTTTCACTCCCAAAGCCAACAAGACTTAGATGGACGCATGCCACTTACGAAACAGAGAAGCGTGGTGTGAAATTGACTTCACACAGCAAGGAAAGCGATTGTCCTACACCTGTATAACTGGGCGTTACTTTTGATCCACACTGTCCTTCAAGATACATTGCTACAATATCAGGCTGAAGGCCGGTGCATGGAACAATACTCTGAAGACAGACTCGATCGTCGCGGGGGAGCCTGTCCTAACATGCTGAGAACTTCTGCTCTCGTCTTATGCGTGCCAGCTCCAAAGTACACCTCACCAGTGTGGGAAGCATCTGCCCCTACCATGCAGGTTGATACCGCAGTTAGGGAGACTGTCCGAATCCTATTGGGAAGCATAAAGCCAGCTAATCTAGAAACTCTACCCGATTGTTGGAATTGTCCGTCAACTGTCAGAAGGATCTTCGCTGCCGATGCGGAGAGGGCGTAGCAGATAAACGATGCTCAGCATCTACTGCACGATCGTCAAGCTGCTGTCTATCGACTGAAATTCTTACTGGAACATCGGAATCTAACCGCTTCACCAAATGGAAAAGTAAGCTGCCGCCGAGTAACCCTGCAGAGGAAGAGTTAGCCTCAGGAAACTGTCCTATCCTGTTTTGAGACCGCTCAATCGTCTAAGGGTGCGCGCCACCCCATTTCAAGACCAACATGCAAACAGGGGCACCTCCGCTGTTGATGGAGACGCATCCTGCGAGTGCGGAGCAGCGCAAGGTAGGAGCCACCCATTCATATGCCCTCGACTGAAACACCTTTGGACAACATTTGAACTGAGGAAAATAACAAGGTCATCAGACCTGCTTCGTTCTATAAATGCTTACTACACACGAAAATGAAATCATCGGTGTCTGTTAAGGTATCCATGAATAGTTGCAATGGAGAGAGCAGGAAATGAAAAATAGTAGCAGTAGATAAGACTACAGTATGCAGAATATATTACAGAATATCTTGGCTGCAAAAGTTGTGTAAAGATGTGATAGGAGGCTGTAGATAACTTCATGGGCATGTctctagtacactcctggaaatggaaaaaagaacacattgacaccggtgtgtcagacccaccatacttgctccggacactgcgagagggctgtacaagcaatgatcacacgcacggcacagcggacacaccaggaaccgcgatgttggccgtcgaatggcgctagctgcgcagcatttgtgcaccgccgccgtcagtgtcagccagtttgccgtggcatacggagctccatcgcagtctttaacactggtagcatgccgcgacagcgtggacgtgaaccgtatgtgcagttgacggactttgagcgagggcgtatagtgggcgtgcgggaggccgggtggacgtaccgccgaattgctcaacacgtggggcgtgaggtctccacagtacatcgatgttgtcgccagtggtcggcggaaggtgcacgtgcccgtcgacctgggaccggaccgcagcgacgcacggatgcacgccaagaccgtaggatcctacgcagtgccgtaggggaccgcaccgccacttcccagcaaattagggacactgttgctcctggggtatcggcgaggaccattcgcaaccgtctccatgaagctgggctacggtcccgcacaccgttaggccgtcttccgctcacgccccaacatcgtgcagcccgcctccagtggtgtcgcgacaggcgtgaatggagggacgaatggagacgtgtcgtcttcagcgatgagagtcgcttctgccttggtgccaatgatggtcgtatgcgtgtttggcgccgtgcaggtgagcgccacaatcaggactgcatacgaccgaggcacacagtgccaacacccggcatcatggtgtggggagcgatctcctacactggccgtacaccactggtgatcgtcgaggggacactgaatagtgcacggtacatccaaaccgtcatcgaacccatcgttctaccattcctagaccggcaagggaacttgctgttccaacaggacaatgcacgtccgcatgtattccgtgccacccaacgtgctctagaaggtgtaagtcagctaccctggccagcaagatctccggatctgtcccccattgagcatgtttgggactggatgaagcgtcgtctcacgcggtctgcacgtccagcacgaacgctggtccaactgaggcgccaggtggaaatggcatggcaagccgttccacaggactacatccagcatctctacgatcgtctccatgggagaatagcagcctgcattgctgcgaaaggtggatatacactgtactagtgccgacattgtgcatgctctgttgcctgtgtctatgtgcctgtggttctgtcagtgtgatcatgtgatgtatctgaccccaggaatgtgtcaataaagtttccccttcctgggacaatgaattcacggtgttcttatttcaatttccaggagtgtatttgaatatcATGAATGCGTAAGTGCctttgtactgtttgaaattattagCGCGCAGTGTCAGAGTTTCTGTGTCGCCTGAAGGCTTGCTTGGACCATCTTTACTTTGGAAGATGAGGTGCGTGGGAGATGATGCACGCTGCTAATCATGAAATGAGGAGACAGCAGTCGGTGGTGGtgtgtcagcagcagcagcagcagcagcagtgaggcATAGGCCGTGTGGTACGACTGCGGGTATATTCTGGGGAAGTGGGACATGTTGATTTACTGATTATCTGAGATGAGGACAGACTGAAGCATTTTTGAGAAGAAtgctttattaattttattttggtgaGAAATAGAGGATTTAATTTAAGGTAGTTTATTTCAGATTTTGCGCTTTTTTGCGACAGCTTGCAGTTACGCATTCttggttcagacattcagagacttgAGTATCAGGAAAGATAAACAGCCATGCATAATTTTCAATTTGTATTTGTGGGTAGGAAAAGCTGttgaatatttaatgtcatttttacaAGTTGCATTTTTGAAAAATCTCTTCTTGTAGAAGACTATTGGCGTTTGTTCATTCaagaattttttttgtattaatgTTTCGGGAGCAAAATTAAGTACATCTAATGTTATAATTTATCCCAAGTGAATGCCCTCGTTCACAGTCCATGACAAAATATGAGTGATCATTTTTACTTACTCAGGTTTATTAGTAACCAAGTATGTTTTGCCTTTATTTTTAAAGAGAGCACGTTACATCAGGTGCATCTCTGT from Schistocerca nitens isolate TAMUIC-IGC-003100 chromosome 5, iqSchNite1.1, whole genome shotgun sequence includes these protein-coding regions:
- the LOC126260281 gene encoding cilia- and flagella-associated protein 251-like, producing the protein MLTLKDTDTALQRAPSSCLNRCPEYNALADQYQREREVLLAAGKMATGKEETGKEETGKEETGKEETGKEETGKEETGKEETGKEETGKEETGKEETGKEETGKEETGKEETGKEETGKEETGKEETGKEETGKEETGKEETGKEETGKEETGKEETGKEETGKEETGKEETGKEETGKEETGKEETGKEETGKEETGKEETGKEETGKEETGKEETGKEETGKEETGKEETGKEETGKEETGKEETGKEETGKEETGKEETGKEETGKEETGKEETGKEETGKEETGKEETGKEETGKEETGKEETGKEETGKEETGKEETGKEETGKEETGKEETGKEETGKEETGKEETGKEETGKEETGKEETGKEETGKEETGKEETGKEETGKEETGKEETGKEETGKEETGKEETGKEQNEARAGQRKGSTGKEQFRERAIQE